In Clupea harengus unplaced genomic scaffold, Ch_v2.0.2, whole genome shotgun sequence, a genomic segment contains:
- the fbxo28 gene encoding F-box only protein 28 isoform X1 yields MAAVVERVDVGVEAPDSDSVSPRLATPPPDQPHQNNPLLGLPIVAIETILNFMSYDEISLLRLVCKRMDVINQRMLNQGFIKVERYHSLCQKQVKAQLPRRESERRNHSLARHADILAAVETRLSLLNMTFMKYVDSNLCCFIPGKVIDEIYRVLRYVNSTRAPQRAHEVLQELRDISSMAMEYFDEKIVPILKKKLPGADLSGRLIGSAPVAGPSTSLTTMSLLAKNTPSRSEMTKVQQQVKVNGASMTALRREMQEVRVKQLEQQKQLQDQEQKLLEQSQVIGEQNARLAELEHKLRELMDRAVGGGSAATSAATMARASASSSSSSSSPTAVASTSAATAAAVAAAAAASGGAVSDGAEEDGLPSLKRSRKSLDFPRQSKRLRSKK; encoded by the exons ATGGCGGCTGTTGTAGAGAGAGTAGATGTAGGCGTAGAAGCTCCggattctgattctgtttctCCTAGATTGGCCACTCCGCCACCAGATCAACCACATCAGAACAATCCACTGTTAGGACTTCCTATAGTGGCCATCGAGACGATTCTGAATTTCATGTCTTACGATGAAATAAGCTTGCTACGCCTG GTATGTAAGCGCATGGACGTGATAAACCAGCGTATGCTGAACCAGGGTTTCATCAAGGTGGAGCGCTACCACAGCCTATGCCAGAAACAGGTCAAGGCTCAGTTGCCAAG GAGGGAATCAGAGCGAAGGAACCACTCACTTGCACGTCATGCGGACATCCTTGCTGCCGTGGAAACGCGTCTCTCCCTGCTCAACATGACCTTCATGAAATATGTTGATTCAAACCTGTGCTGCTTCATACCCGGAAAG GTGATTGATGAGATCTACCGCGTGCTGCGATATGTAAACTCCACGCGGGCCCCCCAGCGTGCTCACGAGGtcctgcaggagctgagggACATCTCTTCCATGGCCATGGAGTACTTCGACGAGAAGATCGTCCCCATTCTGAAGAAGAAGCTTCCGGGAGCAGACCTCTCAGGCCGTCTCATAGGCTCTGCCCCTG TGGCAGGCCCTTCCACCTCCCTGACTACCATGTCGTTGCTGGCGAAGAACACACCGTCGCGCTCGGAGATGACCAAGGTGCAGCAGCAGGTTAAGGTGAACGGTGCGTCCATGACGGCGCTGCGGCGCGAGATGCAGGAGGTGCGCGTCaagcagctggagcagcagaagcagctgcAGGACCAGGAGCAGAAGCTGCTGGAGCAGTCGCAGGTCATCGGCGAGCAGAACGCGCGGCTGGCGGAGCTCGAGCACAAGCTGCGCGAACTGATGGACCGTGCCGTGGGTGGCGGGTCGGCTGCAACTTCGGCAGCAACAATGGCGCGGGCCTCCGCCTCTtcgtcatcatcctcctcctccccgacAGCTGTGGCTAGTACATCTGCAGCGACAGCGGCTGCtgtggcggcagcagcagctgcatcGGGCGGTGCAGTTTCAGACGGCGCTGAGGAGGATGGGCTCCCGTCTCTCAAGCGATCCAGGAAGAGCCTGGATTTCCCGCGTCAGTCCAAACGCCTGCGCAGCAAGAAGTAG
- the fbxo28 gene encoding F-box only protein 28 isoform X2 has translation MAAVVERVDVGVEAPDSDSVSPRLATPPPDQPHQNNPLLGLPIVAIETILNFMSYDEISLLRLVCKRMDVINQRMLNQGFIKVERYHSLCQKQVKAQLPRRESERRNHSLARHADILAAVETRLSLLNMTFMKYVDSNLCCFIPGKVIDEIYRVLRYVNSTRAPQRAHEVLQELRDISSMAMEYFDEKIVPILKKKLPGADLSGRLIGSAPGPSTSLTTMSLLAKNTPSRSEMTKVQQQVKVNGASMTALRREMQEVRVKQLEQQKQLQDQEQKLLEQSQVIGEQNARLAELEHKLRELMDRAVGGGSAATSAATMARASASSSSSSSSPTAVASTSAATAAAVAAAAAASGGAVSDGAEEDGLPSLKRSRKSLDFPRQSKRLRSKK, from the exons ATGGCGGCTGTTGTAGAGAGAGTAGATGTAGGCGTAGAAGCTCCggattctgattctgtttctCCTAGATTGGCCACTCCGCCACCAGATCAACCACATCAGAACAATCCACTGTTAGGACTTCCTATAGTGGCCATCGAGACGATTCTGAATTTCATGTCTTACGATGAAATAAGCTTGCTACGCCTG GTATGTAAGCGCATGGACGTGATAAACCAGCGTATGCTGAACCAGGGTTTCATCAAGGTGGAGCGCTACCACAGCCTATGCCAGAAACAGGTCAAGGCTCAGTTGCCAAG GAGGGAATCAGAGCGAAGGAACCACTCACTTGCACGTCATGCGGACATCCTTGCTGCCGTGGAAACGCGTCTCTCCCTGCTCAACATGACCTTCATGAAATATGTTGATTCAAACCTGTGCTGCTTCATACCCGGAAAG GTGATTGATGAGATCTACCGCGTGCTGCGATATGTAAACTCCACGCGGGCCCCCCAGCGTGCTCACGAGGtcctgcaggagctgagggACATCTCTTCCATGGCCATGGAGTACTTCGACGAGAAGATCGTCCCCATTCTGAAGAAGAAGCTTCCGGGAGCAGACCTCTCAGGCCGTCTCATAGGCTCTGCCCCTG GCCCTTCCACCTCCCTGACTACCATGTCGTTGCTGGCGAAGAACACACCGTCGCGCTCGGAGATGACCAAGGTGCAGCAGCAGGTTAAGGTGAACGGTGCGTCCATGACGGCGCTGCGGCGCGAGATGCAGGAGGTGCGCGTCaagcagctggagcagcagaagcagctgcAGGACCAGGAGCAGAAGCTGCTGGAGCAGTCGCAGGTCATCGGCGAGCAGAACGCGCGGCTGGCGGAGCTCGAGCACAAGCTGCGCGAACTGATGGACCGTGCCGTGGGTGGCGGGTCGGCTGCAACTTCGGCAGCAACAATGGCGCGGGCCTCCGCCTCTtcgtcatcatcctcctcctccccgacAGCTGTGGCTAGTACATCTGCAGCGACAGCGGCTGCtgtggcggcagcagcagctgcatcGGGCGGTGCAGTTTCAGACGGCGCTGAGGAGGATGGGCTCCCGTCTCTCAAGCGATCCAGGAAGAGCCTGGATTTCCCGCGTCAGTCCAAACGCCTGCGCAGCAAGAAGTAG